GCGGCGAGCACGGCTCGGGCGGTGAAGGGAGCCGAGGCGGCTAGCGTCCATCCGAGTCGGCCCACGGAAGATGCCGAGGTCTGGCGGAACCTAGGGAGTCTTCCACAAAATGGAGGCGGTGCCCGTGCATGGCACCGCCTCCATCTAGGCTGCGATGGAAAGACGGCGCCCCAGAGGATTGGTGATGAACGGCACAGTCTTGATCATCGAAGACGATGCCAGGATCGCGCGCTGGGTCAAGGTGTATTTCGAGCGTGCCGGATTCGCCGCTGAGGTGGCGCATGACGGCCGGGCCGGTCTGGACCTGGCCCGAAATCTGGCTCCGGAGCTGATCATCCTCGATCTCATGCTTCCCCACCTCGACGGCGTGGAACTGTGCAACATTCTGCGACGAGAGTCGGACGTGCCCATCATCATGCTGACGGCACGAGAAGCCCCTGCCGACCGAATTGCCGGGTTGGAGACTGGAGCCGACGACTACATTGTCAAGCCCTTCGATCCCGAGGAAGTCATCGCGCGCGCCGAGGCCGTGCTGCGACGCGCCAAGGGCCGGGTGCAGCGAGTTCTGACATGCGGCCACATCACCCTGAACGAGTCAACCCGCAGCGTGACGGTCGATGAACATCCCGTGACGCTGAGCCAGGCGCAGTTTGCGCTGCTCGCAACGTTCATGCGTCACCCCAACCAGGTGCTCACACGCGATCAGCTGATCGCCTTGGCATTCAACGACGGTTTTCAGGGATTCAACCGGGCCATCGATAGCCAGATCTCGCGCCTCCGGCAGAGGATCAGCCGAGACGGCGCCCAGCCGATTCAGACCGTCTACGGCGCCGGATACCGATTCGTGGTGGAGGACGACTAGTGTCGCTGCGTTGGCGAATCATGGGG
The sequence above is a segment of the Chloroflexota bacterium genome. Coding sequences within it:
- a CDS encoding response regulator transcription factor; protein product: MNGTVLIIEDDARIARWVKVYFERAGFAAEVAHDGRAGLDLARNLAPELIILDLMLPHLDGVELCNILRRESDVPIIMLTAREAPADRIAGLETGADDYIVKPFDPEEVIARAEAVLRRAKGRVQRVLTCGHITLNESTRSVTVDEHPVTLSQAQFALLATFMRHPNQVLTRDQLIALAFNDGFQGFNRAIDSQISRLRQRISRDGAQPIQTVYGAGYRFVVEDD